Part of the bacterium genome, GAAGATCTGGGGGATGAAGTCGAGCTCGAAAAATCCAACATTCTCCTGATCGGCCCGACCGGAGTGGGGAAGACGCTGCTCGCGCAAACTCTCGCGCGATTCCTGCAGGTTCCGTTTGCCATTGCCGACGCCACCACCCTGACCGAGGCCGGCTACGTCGGCGAGGACGTCGAGAACGTGCTGGTGCGGCTGTTGCAGGCCGCGGACTATGATCTGGCTCGCGCCGAAATGGGCATCATCTATATTGATGAGCTCGACAAGATCGCCCGCAAGGATACCAACGTTTCGATCACGCGCGACGTTTCTGGCGAAGGCGTGCAGCAGGCGTTGCTCAAGATTCTCGAAGGCACCGTGGCCTCGCTTCCCCCGCAAGGGGGCCGCAAGCACCCCGAGCAGAAACTCGTGCAGATGAACACCAAAAATATTCTCTTCATCTGCGGAGGAGCTTTCGAGGGACTGGACAAGATCGTCGCTTCCCGCGTCAACACCCGCGTCATGGGCTTCGGCTCCAAGGCGGAAGACCGCGCCAATCTCGCCGACGTCTTGCATCGCGTCAGTTTCGAGGACCTCCACAAGTTCGGACTCATTCCCGAACTCATCGGCCGTCTGCCCGTCGTGTCGGTGCTCGATCCGCTCTCCGATCAGGCTCTCCTGCGGATTCTGACCGAACCCAAGAACGCGCTGGTGAAACAGTACTCGCGTCTCTTCGAGATGGAGGGCGTGAAACTGCTTTTCGAGGATGAGGCGCTGGCCAGGATCATCGAGCTTGCCCAGAAACGCAAGACCGGCGCGCGCGCCCTGCGCTCGATCGCTGAAGAGGCGCTGATAGACGTTCTCTTCGAGATCCCCGGCCGCAAAGACGTCGAGGAAGTCGTCGTCACCGG contains:
- the clpX gene encoding ATP-dependent Clp protease ATP-binding subunit ClpX yields the protein MTEPEQPTREQFCSFCGRNERQVNTLIHHREHNGVAICDLCIEHAHQIVGLARGSRRPLPLDKIPIPEEIKRRFDEYVIDQEHAKRVISVAVYNHYKRITSEDLGDEVELEKSNILLIGPTGVGKTLLAQTLARFLQVPFAIADATTLTEAGYVGEDVENVLVRLLQAADYDLARAEMGIIYIDELDKIARKDTNVSITRDVSGEGVQQALLKILEGTVASLPPQGGRKHPEQKLVQMNTKNILFICGGAFEGLDKIVASRVNTRVMGFGSKAEDRANLADVLHRVSFEDLHKFGLIPELIGRLPVVSVLDPLSDQALLRILTEPKNALVKQYSRLFEMEGVKLLFEDEALARIIELAQKRKTGARALRSIAEEALIDVLFEIPGRKDVEEVVVTGAMIEGREPARLVPVRKRKSA